Within Ictalurus furcatus strain D&B chromosome 3, Billie_1.0, whole genome shotgun sequence, the genomic segment gaagaagaagaagaagaacttgCCTGTACATCTACACTTACCTGCTCTTTATCTTTGAGCAGATTCTCCATGGCCGCAGCCTTCTCGGTGATGGTGCTGCACTGAAACTCTCGCTCCCGCAGCATCAGCGACACCTGCATGTTGGTCTCCTGCAGAGCCCGAAACTCCGTCTCTTTCTCCCGCGATTTCGCCGTCACGGCCTCGTTCTCCTCCTTCAGCTTCTTGACGTCCAGTTCGAGGATCAGTGCGCGCTCCTTCAGGTTTGTAACGGCCTGCTTCAGGACCTCGTTATCGTTTTCACGGTTGCGCAACGTTTCACTCACCTGTAGAGAACGAACAAGAAAGTGAAAAATACGCAAAAATGCCGTCTTACAGAGAATTCAGTTCTGGTGTTTTAACGAGAAACAACTATGACGTTGATGCTAGATAATAAGGTATGCTGGTTTGTGGGGGGTGTACGTGCACCCCCTGGTGGCCATCGCATGCAGTAGCGATGTACCACCACAATTCTAAAGATTTTAAGCAGATGGATAAAGAAAGATGAGTATGCACGCTACACTCACTTGGTTCAGTTGGTCTCCTTTGGTCTTGATAAGCAGGTCTTTCTCTCTGAGGGACCGCTGCAGGGTCTCGATCCTCTCCCGTGCTTGCCTGAGCTCCTCGGCATGGCCCCTTTGCTCGTTTCCTGACAAAGACGCAGAATTTGCCAAGCGATGGTTGTTCTCCTGAAGCGTTCTCAACATATCCTGCTTCTCGGCTAACGCCCTCTGTAACGATTCCAGTTCTTGTCGTAAGTTCTCATCTTGAACAACTGGCAGTTTTGGTGGTGCGTCCTGGGCATCCTGGGCACTTTGATGTCCTACAGTTTGGACGGGTTGTGCGGAAAGGTCTGGGACCTGAGAAACGCTGTCAAGCTTTCCAAGCAGGACGTCTTTAGTGCTACTAAGCTGGCTGATGGTCTGCTGGACCTGGGCAAGTTCCTGACTCAAACTGCCCAGCCTTTTCTCCTTCTGCTCGTAGCTTTGGATGAGTCTCGTGTAATCGACCGAGAGTTTGGAGCTGCAGTCGCTGTCAGCTGACACCTGGCCTTGGAGTTTAAGAAGCTCTTCCTGCAGCTGGGCAGATTCATGCTGCATGTTCTTCACAGTCGTGATCACCTGTTGCTTCCACTCGTCCATCTTCTTGACCTGCTGCTTGAGGTTGTCTCTCTCATGCAAGAGCTCCTCGAACTGATTGCTGCTCACGCCACCTGAACCACTGCTTCCAGAGTCTCCACCAGATGCTTGGAGAACAGTGACCAATGTTTGGCATTTCTGCGTAAGAGCATCGATTTCAATGTCCTTCTCGCGGATGATCCGAGACAAGTTCTGAATGGTCTCTCGGAACATCTCCTGGCTTCCGGAAGGGTCACTCATAGTAGACAGGCGCTGGTTTTCTTGCTGGAGCTTGAGTAACGCCGATTCCTTGGCCGCAACTATTTCCATGATGCGATGGTATTCCGAACGCAGGTGGCTGTTCTCGCGTGCTTTTTCATTCAGTACAGCGAGCACTTGCTCTCGCTCGACCGCATAAGCTTGCATCTGCTGCTGAAGCAACAGAACATCCTGGGTATAGCCTCCTGAAACACGAGCGTGAAGCGCTTGGATTTCTAGATCCTTCTGAAGCACTATTTGAGAAAGTTTGCCAAGTTCATCGCGAGAGATCGCAAGTTGATCGAGCTGCTTGGTCAAAGAGAGGTTCTTTTCGTTTAGCTGGAGGATCTCGGTCTCTTTCTCCTTGATGCCCTTTACGAGTTTTTCAATCTCCACCTTGGACAAGTCATGCTTCTCATTGCCATTCTCGCCACCGAGAGAACGAGTCTTGTCCTCCTGGAGGATTTCCACAGTCGGAGGTCGACTTGGTACGCTGAGTGTTTCCATCTCCACCTGCAGCCTCGTGATTTCCTCATCCTTGGCACCGATCAGTTTTTCGTAGTTGAGGGTGCTTTGCTCGTGTCTCGACCGAGCCTGCTCCAGTTCGTTCTGGTGCACCTGTAACGCATGCTGCGACTGTATGAGCGATTCCCGTTGTTGTTCTGACGTTGCCCTGATAGTACTTGCTTCTTCCTCAAATCTGTCTCTAGCAGCTTTGAGCTGTGCGACTTCAGTTTCCAGCTCGGTGATTATGTCCAGCGTCCTTGGTTCGGACATCGGCTGCGGTCTACTCTGCTGATCCTTCAGGCGGTCGATTTCCTCCTTCAGGTGACTGTTCTTCTCCTTCATGGCCCCTAGTTGCTTGTCCTTCTCCTCGACTACTTTCCTAAGTGCGTCACTTTCTTGTCTTGCCTGCGAGATCCTGGCCTCTAAATCCTGCTGCGCTTCATCAGCCCGAGCTTTTAATGACGCCGCAAAAGCATCCTTCTCCTGTAAAAGCTCGGTGAGCTGCTTCTGTCCAGCCACGGTGATGTCCAACATCTCACTGGTGTCTTTGTGGTCGGCCACCATCTGCTCCATCTCGCGCTTTAGCTTGGCGATCGTCAGGTCCTTCTCCTGGTTTAACTTTACGGCACGTTCGTGTTCCATCTGCAATGCAGAGGCATCCAAGGATCGCGCTCTAGTCAGCTCCTCGACGGTCTGCTGGTACTGCTTGGCCTGATCCAAAAGCCGGTTCTCTGCTTGACTCAGCTCAACTTCTAGCTGGTTCTTCTCTAGTTTCAAGGCTTCGATGCGAGTGTCTTTCTCAAAGACTGCTCGGCTGAGAGAGGCCTGGCCATCCTGTAGCTGTCGGTCCAAATCCTCCAGTTTCTCAAGAGCCTGAACGCGGTCTTCTTTCAACTTCCTGTTCTCCATCTTTAACTCAAAGTCCTCAGATGACACTTTCTCATACAAGGCCTTCAATTCCGCCAGCTCTCGTCTCACATCCTGGATTTCGTTCTCCTTCTCTTCCAGGACTTTCATTTGACCCTTTACCTCATCCCCTCGCTCCCCTGCTTGACTCAGGTCCTCACGGAGAGCATCCAGCTGAGTCTCTCTTTCCTGCAGCAGCTTCTTCAGCTCGGAGGCCTCCAGGCACGTCTCTTTGCCAAGCTCCTGAGACTTCTTTAATTTGTCCCTCAGCTCTTTTAtcgtggcctccagctgctgtTTGCCCATGTGTAGGTCGTTGAGGGTAAAGGCACTTTGGCTGAGCTTCTCCTTCTGAGCCGCCAACTCCTGACCAAGCGCCTCTTTTTGACCGAGCGACGCTGTAAGCTCCGATTTTAAACGGCTAACTTCAGCTTCAGCCTGAGACTTCTGTGCAGCAAGTTGATCTTTCATTGTGATGAGATGCTGAGGAACAGAAGGCGGTAAAAATACTAACTAAATGTTCCTTAAAAAAAGGTTTAGGTTATTATCTCAATAACAATTATcttgtggaagaaaaaaattgaTTCCAAGATTTGTTCAAAAACTTTCCAGAATTTctcttattattttaaatgatgatgattatcatcatcatcatcatcatcatcgaaTCATTGTGATTCTAAAATGTACTAGACAAATATTGTTAGCATACGTACATAAAAATGCAACCTGTGGTTCTAGAATGTAAAGTGCACACTTTTGTTCTAGAACATCATAGACAATTACTGTTAGAATGCCCACTGTGGTTCTAGAATGAAATCAGTATGCCCACTGTGGTTCTACAATGTAATAGACTACTGCGGTTCTAGAATTTAAGAGACAACTACTGTTAGAACTGCGGTTCTAGAATGCAATAAGCAACAATCGTAAGAATTCTCACTTTGGTTCTAGAATGGAATAGATAACTATCGCTAGAAAATATGCACCATTTTTAGAATGCCTACCCCGATTCTAGAACGTAATCAGAATCCCCAGTGTTGTTCGAGAACATGATGTTACAACTACTGTTGGAATGCCCACTGCGGGTCTAGAATATAATTAGAATGTCCACTCTGGTTCTAGAATGTAGGAGACAACCACCGTTAGAACGCCTACTATGGTTGTGTGTTAGTGCGGGAAATAAGGAACCGGGATCCGTACTTTTCTAGAGTAAGAGTGCATAAAGCACTCAATAAAACGAGAACGCTAACAGCACCACTGATGTTCATGAACGATGTGAGGAAGCTACGCGCCATCCGACGCCGCGTGAAGCAGACCCCCCGGCGACAAACCTGCGTGGCCTCTTGGTTCTGCCGGTCGAGTTCTTCCAGTTCTGCTGTGAGAGTGTCCATGCTAGCGTGCGCTTGCTTTAAAGCTTCCTCTCTGTGCTCCAGCTGATTCTTTAAGTCTGTAAGTTCGAGCTGCAGGTCCTCGGAGCCTTCAGCTTCACTCCACGTGCCCCGGTTCTCCGCTAGCCGAAGGTTCTTCACTAACGCCGACTGCCCGGGGTGACGGAACACAGAGGCACGTTAATAAAATACATCGTTTCTTTTTTTCGTTTTTACAAAACGTTATGTAATGACGACAGTGAAATACTGTAGAAAACAGTTACTTTCATTTTAGATTATTGTTACGTACAGTACTTTTTTACACTATTCGGCACGTCCATAAACGgtcgagtgcaaaagtttgcgccCCCTGCCCTTGGCTTTGGGGTGGAAACATAAATAATCCTCGATTTCACAATTTACCTACaaaaccttttttccccccacgcTTCAAATCTACGCTCTTTAAATCACGTAGAACACATGCGTATTAAATTCTATATGCGtatctgaacatttctgttacGAGTTAGGATTAGGAAGCATGCGTAGAAACAAACTCGCATTTGCCATGTTGTCGGTAAGACTTCATAttaagggtgcacaaacttttagcTGTTAAATAACCCCATTTTAAAGGTGACACTCAGGCTTTTTGAAACAAAAACGAGTTAAGAAATCATTTCCAACCTTCTCTTTCTCTAGTTCCTCCTTCTCCGCTCTGAGCGCGTCGAGGACCGTGTTGAACTCCAGAATGTCCGCGTGTTCGACCTCAGCACCCGGATTTAtctgagaataaaataaaattgacagtAACGAGTGagtaatatttacaaaatatgacCACCTTCAGATGCTGatgattttataaataaataaataaataaaaaaaccacaacatcAGACCTACTTCAGTGAGGGATTTCAACCTGGACACCTCTTTTTCAGCGTCTACAAAACAGaattggttatatatatatatatatatatatatatataaaataaactgaaGATTCTAAAATTCAGTATATAAAAGATCTCATTACGTTACTTTGATTTATATTCATTCCTTATCTAACCCCATAGTTGTAGAAATGATCGCCGCTATTAATTAAGCGTGAAATTTCAATCAGCATCGATGGgtaataaagcagaaaaaaagaaatgaacatttCACCCGCGAGCGCTTTCCTGAGAGCGTGCATCTCGCCGTCGTGCTGTGCTTTCACCATCGCTTTGCTCTCCTGCTCCTGAACCCGAGTCTGAAGTTCACTAACGGAGCTCTGGAGTCGAGTGTAGTTCTGCAGAAGTTCGGAGTTCTCCGCCTTCGCCTCGTCCTTCTCTCGCTGGAGCTCCGCCCCCTGGCGCCGGGCCTCCTCGAGACTCGCCGCGAGCTCGCTGCACTTCGTGTTCTGAAGCTCCGCCGCCTCACGCAGGGAGCGAATCGCAGCCTGCAGCTCTTCGAGTCTGGAGGAATCCGGCGACGCTGCTGCTGGAGTGTGGAGAGTGGCAGCAGTTCCTGAAGACATCGAGCGTACAAGTTGCCAGATTTGCCTCTTTCAAGCTgcgcaaaataaacaaatgaacgaagaaataaattttaaaaaagtcctCTGACCACTCTGAAGCTGCTCCTCCAGCTCCTCGATCCTCTCTTCGTACTCCGCCAGCTCGTCTCTGTGCCGCTTCGCCATGTCCGCCATTTTTTGCCGATGAGCGTCCTGCAGCGCCGTCAGCTCGTGCTGGTGCTCGTCGACCTCGTGGCCCATTTCCTCTCGCAGCTCCTGATCGGTTCGAAAGTTATTTGCAAAATTACGATCACtttattcaacacacacacacacacacacacacacacacacagctgctgaattccttgtcctgattggtcagagagtGTTAATTCATACAGTGCAAATCCcagctttatattaacgcgTTACCGTTAAATCGAATACGTTaccgtttccatagtaaccgctccacatgaaaaaaaaagtgtgcgttTATTCGTTCGTATGgcgtttgtttaacatttttagacggagtctccagcgtcagctcTTTGCGACTTTCCGAcactcttcaggacagaggggtttGACGCCGCTCTACCGGGAGAGATAACGTGTTTCGTAAACGTTCcctaaatgaaatgtaactataaattgatCGAGCATGGCGGGGTGTTCAGTAAagaatcttttttaaaatatcgttAGCAAACAGTTGATTAGTTGACTATTACAGCATGACTCACAGCGCTTTACTTCTACAACACAGAATTTAGTCCAGTGAGAAGCCTGAGAACACAGAAGAGGAGCTCACCTTGATGGTTCTCTGCAGCTTCAGGATCTCCCCATGGTCGCCGCCTTTTTCTGCTCCCGACACTTTTGACgcctgttacagaaaaataaataacagcaaaaCTGACTGATGCCGCATAAAAATGCGTATTCGTGTATCTCGGTTAGTCAGCGACACATCAGCCGATTACGGTTCTGGAACAAACCACACGGAGAGCTGGCTAATCCATGTTACGCTATCTCGGCGAGGCTACCTGGGCCACTCTCCTCCAATGAGCGACGTCCGCCTCCAGGCGCTGCACCTCGTGGGACAGCCGGTTGATTTCCTGCTGCGACCACAGGACGTCGCTCAGGTCCACCTCGTCGCCGTGGAAACCGTGATGGCCGGCCGAGGGGCGGGacaggaaggaggaggaggagccggCGGTGGTGGCGACGGTCGTAACGGGAAGCACGGCAGGATTGGAAGACGAAGACGAGAAGTCCTGGGCGGAGAGTCGGAGCTTCTGGACTTCTTCCTGTAAGCTGCTTTGTCTGGCTTTGAGGTGGCTGATGTCCACCTggaaacgcgcacacacacacacacacacacacacacacacacacacacacacagaacgtCTCGAATCGGCACGGGTCAAAACGTGCACAGAGACGACCCGAGAAGGAGAACGAGAATCTCACCTCTttctgctgcaggatggtcctGTACTCCGCCGACTGCTGTTTGACCTGGATCTCCGCCGCCTCCAGCTTCTCCTCCAACTCGCCGTTTATTCTCCTCAAGCGttcatactgaagcagagagagagagagagagagagagagagagagagagagagagagcgcgttaAACCAGTTTCGTACACCTCGCGTCATGTCTCAGCGCTTGTAACGTGTCTGGTGTGTCTAGAGAGACTTTACGCAGGTTTGAATCGGAATCACGAAGCGAACTCACCTCGGATTTCTGCGCGGAGAGCGCCGATTCCAGCTCCAGCAGCTTCGAGTTGGACACGTGCAGCTCGGTGGCAGCATCTGCAACACGGTCATACACTAATCAGTGATGAATACGACTTCCACAAATGATCGAAAATAAACCTGGAGTCGTGGATGAGATGTTTCCGCTTTATTAGAGGATGATACAGCATCGTAAAACAAGCGTCACCGTCAAACCTTTCATTTTTATCACGCCGAGTCTGACCTCCACACGCGAATCTGTTCCACCCTGCAGAGTTACTCCAGCCGTTACACACGCACCGGGTTTTAAATAACACCGCCGTTCGTATCAGAGCAAACGACAAAGCCGCACTCACACGGGAACACGCGTTTAACTGAACTCAGACACGCGGGCAAATCTCACACGCTGCCACTTTTCAGGAACATCCACATACGTGCCGGGATGCGTTCGGTCGAGCGAAACGAACGACCAAACGATCATTATCCCCCGCTAACGACGGGTTCTCGTGTCCGTGTTCGGTCGCGAGTTGTGGGCTTTTATCCTCAGATAAAAACACACTTTTCACTGATCTGATGCTTCCCGAACTGAAATAAACACGTACAGACGATTTACCTACAAATAAAGGTCTGAGGCGTCTACGACAAATGTCTAagattcaaataataataaaataataataataataatcatcacacATCAAGTAGGGATGATGCAAAATTTTGACCACTGTAAATTtctggcaggaaaaaaaaatgacagaaaataacACTTTCAGCTCAAAGAGTAAAAAtgctgaacaacaacaacaacaacaacaacaacaacagggtGATAGGTAGATagaaggtggagagatagatagatagatagatagatagatagatagataatacaCAACAGTCACATAGTGGGGAAGAAAGCGAGGGGAAAATAAACTTTAACTGATTTATTgaagattacatttttattttttgaaaaacttTCGAATTTTAGTTATTTAATGAAGAATTAA encodes:
- the trip11 gene encoding thyroid receptor-interacting protein 11 translates to MASWLGGLGSGLGQSLGQVGGSLSSFTGQISSFTKDILLEGAEEVGDAATELHVSNSKLLELESALSAQKSEYERLRRINGELEEKLEAAEIQVKQQSAEYRTILQQKEVDISHLKARQSSLQEEVQKLRLSAQDFSSSSSNPAVLPVTTVATTAGSSSSFLSRPSAGHHGFHGDEVDLSDVLWSQQEINRLSHEVQRLEADVAHWRRVAQASKVSGAEKGGDHGEILKLQRTIKELREEMGHEVDEHQHELTALQDAHRQKMADMAKRHRDELAEYEERIEELEEQLQSGTAATLHTPAAASPDSSRLEELQAAIRSLREAAELQNTKCSELAASLEEARRQGAELQREKDEAKAENSELLQNYTRLQSSVSELQTRVQEQESKAMVKAQHDGEMHALRKALADAEKEVSRLKSLTEINPGAEVEHADILEFNTVLDALRAEKEELEKEKSALVKNLRLAENRGTWSEAEGSEDLQLELTDLKNQLEHREEALKQAHASMDTLTAELEELDRQNQEATQHLITMKDQLAAQKSQAEAEVSRLKSELTASLGQKEALGQELAAQKEKLSQSAFTLNDLHMGKQQLEATIKELRDKLKKSQELGKETCLEASELKKLLQERETQLDALREDLSQAGERGDEVKGQMKVLEEKENEIQDVRRELAELKALYEKVSSEDFELKMENRKLKEDRVQALEKLEDLDRQLQDGQASLSRAVFEKDTRIEALKLEKNQLEVELSQAENRLLDQAKQYQQTVEELTRARSLDASALQMEHERAVKLNQEKDLTIAKLKREMEQMVADHKDTSEMLDITVAGQKQLTELLQEKDAFAASLKARADEAQQDLEARISQARQESDALRKVVEEKDKQLGAMKEKNSHLKEEIDRLKDQQSRPQPMSEPRTLDIITELETEVAQLKAARDRFEEEASTIRATSEQQRESLIQSQHALQVHQNELEQARSRHEQSTLNYEKLIGAKDEEITRLQVEMETLSVPSRPPTVEILQEDKTRSLGGENGNEKHDLSKVEIEKLVKGIKEKETEILQLNEKNLSLTKQLDQLAISRDELGKLSQIVLQKDLEIQALHARVSGGYTQDVLLLQQQMQAYAVEREQVLAVLNEKARENSHLRSEYHRIMEIVAAKESALLKLQQENQRLSTMSDPSGSQEMFRETIQNLSRIIREKDIEIDALTQKCQTLVTVLQASGGDSGSSGSGGVSSNQFEELLHERDNLKQQVKKMDEWKQQVITTVKNMQHESAQLQEELLKLQGQVSADSDCSSKLSVDYTRLIQSYEQKEKRLGSLSQELAQVQQTISQLSSTKDVLLGKLDSVSQVPDLSAQPVQTVGHQSAQDAQDAPPKLPVVQDENLRQELESLQRALAEKQDMLRTLQENNHRLANSASLSGNEQRGHAEELRQARERIETLQRSLREKDLLIKTKGDQLNQVSETLRNRENDNEVLKQAVTNLKERALILELDVKKLKEENEAVTAKSREKETEFRALQETNMQVSLMLREREFQCSTITEKAAAMENLLKDKEQGKTGELNQLLNEVKSMQEKALAFQQERDQVMLALKQKQMETSALQSELQHTREKEQRQKLELERLRNHLLEIEDSYTREALAAEARESELRRRVAMLDEKLTSSSSAVESASQQASLQVESLQEQLNVLARQRDEAVLQLHAAQEQVNQYAVSLSNLQMVLEQFQQEEKAMYSAELEKHKKEKEEWRRKADRLEDEASALQLNLDEATAALESASRLTDQLDLKEEQIEELKKQVEVRQEMLDEAQHKLTDLLNSTEGKVDKVLMRNLFLGYFHTPRNKRAEVLRLMGNVVGLERDDVDKMLEEEVRKGVTGWVSGWLGGSRAVQSVPTTPQRPTHTQNLNGSFSEMFVKFLEVESTPAAPAPKLPVYDIKPLSAPPPGRNASSATAAGSSGSGKRGADSNPFLAPRSAAVPLLTAGGGGAAGGHLLMKPISDALPTFTPVPVAADASAGAVLKDLLRQ